From a region of the Mercurialis annua linkage group LG1-X, ddMerAnnu1.2, whole genome shotgun sequence genome:
- the LOC126664717 gene encoding RNA pseudouridine synthase 3, mitochondrial isoform X1 has protein sequence MEKIWKNIRCKRVLCNKVRSYSRIAPPLPAYAHPVIRVSNNVAHLGSPKDGPKPRQLLSLPPFPGLPLPGKDSTASHVTAISWVKYYFDEIYDSGIQSHFNKGLVHIESRRGSNSIEQGGQRSMRTIKPNEVMEAGERVHIAVSVAETRISKRFETIPSGTLYPNADEIQYLQRRVKYKDSAIIVLNKPPRVPVKGNLPVHNSMDALAAAALSYDYDEGPKLVQRLDRESSGLLLLARTKESVEHLQSLFSDQNRSSSHCKAWDDACEATYQRFWALVIGCPKEKEGLIRARISKVLLNDGKTERVVLAQPSGLEPSQEALTEYRVLGPRVNGCSWVELRPLTRRKHQLRVHCAEALGTPIVGDYKYGWFVHQRWKQMPQVDIEPFSGKPYKLRRPAGLDIQKGSVLSKVPLLHLHCRELVLPNIAKFLYLLNQKSENIYPELRAKPDLLRFVASMPTHMKISWNLMSSYLV, from the exons ATGGAGAAAATTTGGAAGAATATCCGCTGCAAGCGTGTCTTATGTAATAAGGTCAGAAGCTACTCAAGAATAGCTCCTCCACTTCCCGCATATGCCCATCCAGTCATTAGAGTCTCCAATAATGTTGCACATCTAGGCTCCCCTAAAGATGGACCCAAGCCCCGCCAGCTTCTATCTTTGCCCCCATTCCCAGGCCTTCCTTTGCCAGGGAAGGATTCCACAGCATCTCATGTCACCGCAATTAGCTGGGTCAAGTATTACTTTGATGAAATCTATGACTCTGGGATTCAGTCGCATTTTAATAAGGGCCTT GTACACATAGAGAGCAGAAGAGGCTCTAACTCTATAGAACAAGGAGGACAAAGATCTATGAGAACG ATTAAGCCTAATGAAGTCATGGAGGCAGGCGAAAGAGTTCATATTGCTGTATCGGTAGCTGAGACTAGGATTTCTAAGAGGTTTGAGACCATTCCAAGCGGAACTTTATATCCAAATGCTGATGAGATTCAGTATTTACAAAGGCGTGTCAAGTACAAG GACTCTGCTATAATTGTACTAAACAAGCCCCCAAGAGTACCAGTCAAG GGGAATCTTCCAGTTCACAATAGCATGGACGCATTGGCAGCTGCAGCTTTGTCTTATGATTATGATGAGGGGCCTAAGTTG GTGCAGCGCCTTGATAGAGAGAGCAGTGGTCTCCTCTTATTGGCACGGACAAAAGAAAGTGTAGAGCATCTTCAATCATTATTCAGTGACCAAAATAGATCGAGTTCCCATTGTAAG GCTTGGGATGATGCATGTGAAGCAACATATCAACGATTTTGGGCATTGGTTATTGGATGTCCCAAGGAAAAGGAAGGATTAATTCGAGCTCGTATTTCAAAG GTGCTGCTTAATGATGGGAAGACTGAGAGAGTTGTCTTGGCTCAGCCATCCGGTTTGGAACCTTCACAGGAAGCTCTAACTGAATATCGAGTACTGGGTCCTAGAGTAAATGGATGTTCATGGGTTGAGCTACGTCCACTTACAAGACGAAAGCATCAG CTCCGGGTGCATTGTGCTGAAGCTCTTGGGACTCCTATTGTTGGTGACTATAAGTATGGTTGGTTTGTGCACCAGAGATGGAAGCAAATGCCCCAAGTTGATATAGAGCCATTTTCTGGGAAGCCATACAAGTTACGGAGGCCAGCAGGTCTAGATATTCAGAAGGGAAGCGTCTTGTCAAAGGTCCCCCTGTTACATCTCCATTGTAGGGAACTTGTACTTCCAAACATCGCAAAGTTTCTTTATCTATTAAATCAAAAGTCAGAAAATATATACCCTGAGCTTAGGGCAAAGCCTGATCTTCTCCGATTTGTGGCATCTATGCCAACCCACATGAAAATTAGTTGGAACCTCATGTCCTCCTATTTGGTGTAA
- the LOC126665239 gene encoding LRR receptor-like serine/threonine-protein kinase GSO1, whose protein sequence is MTRFLFCSSCFLFLFLILLPLGNCLSANQTNTMITLSMILKNITASSSPWDATSQPNPCLWKGVTCSSDNTSITALALSGFGISGSGFLVNVCKIQSLQILDLSNNHFSSIPGEFVSSCGGINGFKRLNFSKNVLTGVLPTFVGFLGLQSLDLSFNSMNGSVNLQLESLDALQSLSLRSNKFTGSVPVKLGKSMALEELVLYGNFFQGEIPQELLNYQNLSVIDLSVNKLIGSIPDSIGNLSKLRILILSENELSGIIPHTLSNITTLFRFAANQNGFSGLIPSGITRYLRILDLSYNQLSGFIPSDLLSQSNLQSVDLTNNMLDGLIPASISPSLVRLRLGSNSLSGPIPSSFNSFQHLIYLELDNNKLSDVIPVELGSCQNLTLLNLAQNNLTGPFPWQLGHISTLQVLKLQLNKLVGEIPLSISQLNRLSTLNISGNSLTGILPSSISNLQNLAHLNLQGNKLNGSIPDTISTMDSLIELQLGENQLSGLIPIMPPKLQISLNLSSNLFRGPIPNTLSHLRDLEILDLSNNSFSGEIPTFLTGLGSLTQLVLSNNQLSGTIPNFQKWVSVSYGGNAGLVNATKTNNSPGHAQKKNSVAVPVIVSVVSAVLAVGVVAAVAFLFSRRFLKVNDQPSQFGEDFASPQVIHGNLLTANAIHRSNIDFTKALEAVANPLNIVLKTRFSTYYKAKMPSGASYFVKKLNWSDKIFQLGNHDKFDQELKVLGKLSNSNVMTPLAYVMTVDSAYLFYDHAQKGTLFDVLHGKLGHAFDWASRYSIAVGVAQALTFLHGYTSGPILLLDLSSRNILLKSLKEPLVGDIELYKVIDPTKSTSSLSTVAGSVGYIPPEYAYTMRVTMAGNVYSFGVVLLELLTGKPAVSQGTELAKWVLSKSSQPDRWDQILDFNISKTSLAVRGQMLALVKVALSCVSVSPEARPKMKSVLRMILNAR, encoded by the exons ATGACAAGGTTTTTGTTCTGCAGTTCTTGTttcttgttcttgttcttgatATTGTTGCCCTTGGGAAACTGTTTGTCTGCAAATCAGACAAATACTATGATCACTCTCTCTATGattcttaaaaatattacagCTTCTTCCTCACCTTGGGATGCTACTTCACAGCCTAACCCATGTTTATGGAAAGGGGTTACGTGCAGTTCTGATAATACTTCAATTACTGCACTTGCTTTATCTGGGTTTGGGATTTCTGGTTCTGGGTTTTTGGTAAATGTTTGCAAGATTCAATCTTTGCAAATTCTGGACCTTTCCAACAACCATTTTAGCTCAATCCCAGGTGAGTTCGTCAGTAGCTGTGGTGGGATTAATGGGTTCAAGAGGCTGAATTTTAGTAAAAATGTTTTGACTGGTGTTTTGCCTACTTTTGTTGGGTTTCTAGGGTTACaatctttggatttgtcttTTAATTCTATGAATGGTAGTGTTAATTTGCAATTAGAGAGTTTAGATGCACTTCAAAGTTTGAGTCTTCGTTCTAATAAGTTTACTGGTTCTGTTCCTGTAAAACTTGGAAAATCCATGGCGTTGGAGGAACTTGTGCTTTATGGGAATTTTTTCCAAGGTGAAATCCCTCAGGAATTGTTGAATTATCAGAATTTAAGTGTGATTGATCTTAGTGTAAATAAGCTTATTGGATCAATTCCTGATTCTATTGGAAATCTTTCCAAGTTGAGGATTTTGATTTTGTCTGAAAATGAATTGAGTGGAATAATCCCTCACACACTTTCAAATATCACAACCCTTTTCAGATTTGCTGCAAATCAAAATGGATTTAGTGGTTTAATTCCTAGTGGAATTACAAGATATCTTAGGATTTTAGATCTTAGTTATAATCAGTTAAGTGGGTTTATTCCATCAGACCTTTTGTCTCAGTCTAATTTGCAATCTGTGGATTTAACTAATAATATGCTGGATGGTCTTATACCTGCAAGTATATCTCCAAGCTTGGTGAGATTGAGATTGGGAAGCAACTCACTTAGTGGGCCGATCCCGTCTTCATTCAATTCATTCCAGCACTTGATTTACTTGGAATTGGATAACAATAAGTTAAGTGATGTGATCCCTGTTGAATTGGGATCTTGCCAGAATTTAACTCTGTTGAATTTGGCTCAGAATAATCTTACAGGTCCCTTCCCATGGCAATTGGGTCATATTAGTACTCTTCAAGTTTTAAAACTTCAGCTCAACAAGCTGGTCGGAGAAATCCCTCTTTCCATTTCTCAATTGAACAGGCTGTCAACTTTGAATATCAGTGGGAATTCGCTTACGGGTATTTTACCTTCTTCAATTTCGAACTTGCAGAATCTTGCTCACTTGAACTTGCAAGGAAACAAGCTTAATGGCTCAATACCTGACACCATCAGCACCATGGATTCTTTGATAGAACTTCAACTCGGCGAAAACCAACTAAGCGGTTTGATTCCTATTATGCCACCAAAGCTGCAGATTTCTTTGAATCTCAGCAGCAACCTCTTTCGAGGGCCTATTCCGAACACTCTTTCCCATCTCAGGGATTTGGAAATTTTGGATCTTTCGAATAACAGCTTCTCTGGTGAGATTCCGACATTTCTTACCGGATTGGGATCCTTAACGCAGTTGGTACTCTCGAATAACCAGCTCTCTGGAACTATCCCAAACTTCCAGAAATGGGTTTCGGTGAGTTACGGTGGAAATGCAGGTCTTGTTAACGCTACCAAAACAAACAATTCTCCTGGACATGCGCAGAAGAAGAATTCGGTTGCGGTGCCTGTGATTGTTTCAGTTGTATCCGCTGTTCTTGCTGTTGGTGTGGTCGCGGCTGTTGCCTTTTTATTCTCCAGAAGATTTCTTAAGGTTAATGATCAGCCTTCGCAATTCGGGGAAGATTTTGCATCTCCACAGGTCATCCATGGCAATCTGTTGACAGCAAATGCAATCCACAGGTCGAATATCGACTTCACGAAAGCCCTGGAAGCGGTTGCCAATCCATTGAACATAGTTCTGAAGACCAGATTTTCAACATACTATAAAGCCAAAATGCCTTCTGGCGCAAGCTACTTTGTCAAGAAGCTTAACTGGAGCGACAAGATATTCCAATTGGGAAACCACGATAAATTTGATCAAGAGCTCAAAGTTTTAGGGAAGCTGAGCAATTCAAATGTCATGACGCCATTGGCCTACGTCATGACTGTCGATAGCGCGTATCTGTTCTACGATCATGCTCAGAAGGGTACCCTTTTTGATGTTTTGCACGGTAAACTCGGACATGCATTTGACTGGGCAAGTCGTTACAGTATAGCAGTCGGAGTGGCTCAGGCTCTTACTTTTCTGCACGGATACACCTCAGGACCGATTCTCCTTCTTGATCTTTCGAGCAGAAACATTTTGCTCAAGTCTCTGAAGGAGCCTTTGGTTGGAGACATCGAACTCTATAAGGTGATTGATCCCACAAAGAGCACCAGTAGCCTTTCGACTGTTGCTGGTTCAGTCGGCTATATTCCGCCAG AGTATGCTTACACGATGCGAGTGACAATGGCGGGGAACGTATATAGCTTCGGGGTTGTTCTGCTTGAACTGTTAACCGGAAAGCCAGCAGTTAGTCAGGGAACCGAATTAGCCAAGTGGGTGTTAAGCAAGTCATCGCAGCCAGATAGATGGGATCAGATCCTTGATTTCAACATCAGCAAAACTTCGCTGGCCGTCCGAGGCCAAATGCTTGCACTTGTTAAGGTTGCGCTTAGCTGCGTCAGTGTTTCGCCGGAAGCTAGGCCAAAGATGAAGAGTGTGTTGAGGATGATCCTGAATGCAAGATGA
- the LOC126665660 gene encoding tetratricopeptide repeat domain-containing protein PYG7, chloroplastic isoform X2, which translates to MDSISQGVLIYRQIHQRDLEIGSFDATRSARLSSNLLTVDDNVHMKRLLISVSTFSCGLISLLTSPQVAHAQQTIGTDALYEVGEGFELGIQLSYLLLLLALLGVGTFYVIRQVLVRRELDLSAKELQEQVRSGDASATELFELGAVMLRRKFYPAASKFLLQAIQKWDGDDQDLAQVYNALGVTYVRDGKLDKGIAQFETAVKIQPGYVTAWNNLGDAYEKKKEYKSALKAFEEVLLFDPNNKVARPRRDQMKAQVKMYKGIPVKSNKDR; encoded by the exons ATGGACTCAATTTCACAAGGTGTTTTAATTTACAG GCAGATACATCAAAGGGATTTGGAAATAGGGTCCTTTGACGCCACAAGATCCGCAA GGTTGTCAAGTAACCTTTTAACTGTTGACGATAATGTGCACATGAAAAGGCTGCTAATTTCGGTATCAACATTCTCATGTGGACTAATCTCATTACTAACTTCTCCACAAGTGGCACATGCACAGCAAACTATCGGAACGGATGCACTCTATGAAGTTGGGGAGGGTTTTGAATTGGGAATTCAGCTGTCTTATCTCCTGTTGCTATTAGCTTTACTTGGCGTTGGAACCTTCTATGTAATTCGTCAAGTCTTAGTACGTAGAGAGCTGGACCTTTCTGCAAAAGAGTTGCAG GAACAAGTAAGAAGTGGTGATGCTAGTGCAACTGAGCTGTTTGAACTTGGTGCGGTAATGCTAAGGAGGAAATTTTATCCTGCCGCATCCAAATTTTTGCTTCAGGCAATTCAAAAATGGGATGGTGATGATCAGGATCTTGCCCAG GTTTACAATGCCCTTGGTGTCACCTACGTTCGCGATGGGAAACTCGATAAAGGAATCGCTCAGTTTGAAACTGCAGTGAAGATTCAACCGGGCTATGTAACGGCTTGGAACAACCTTGGTGATGCATAtgagaagaaaaaagaatataaatcTGCTCTCAAGGCATTTGAAGAAgtgttgctttttgatcctaaCAATAAGGTGGCACGGCCTAGGCGAGACCAAATGAAGGCTCAAGTGAAAATGTACAAAGGCATTCCTGTCAAATCTAACAAGGATAGGTAG
- the LOC126664717 gene encoding RNA pseudouridine synthase 3, mitochondrial isoform X2 yields the protein MEKIWKNIRCKRVLCNKVHIESRRGSNSIEQGGQRSMRTIKPNEVMEAGERVHIAVSVAETRISKRFETIPSGTLYPNADEIQYLQRRVKYKDSAIIVLNKPPRVPVKGNLPVHNSMDALAAAALSYDYDEGPKLVQRLDRESSGLLLLARTKESVEHLQSLFSDQNRSSSHCKAWDDACEATYQRFWALVIGCPKEKEGLIRARISKVLLNDGKTERVVLAQPSGLEPSQEALTEYRVLGPRVNGCSWVELRPLTRRKHQLRVHCAEALGTPIVGDYKYGWFVHQRWKQMPQVDIEPFSGKPYKLRRPAGLDIQKGSVLSKVPLLHLHCRELVLPNIAKFLYLLNQKSENIYPELRAKPDLLRFVASMPTHMKISWNLMSSYLV from the exons ATGGAGAAAATTTGGAAGAATATCCGCTGCAAGCGTGTCTTATGTAATAAG GTACACATAGAGAGCAGAAGAGGCTCTAACTCTATAGAACAAGGAGGACAAAGATCTATGAGAACG ATTAAGCCTAATGAAGTCATGGAGGCAGGCGAAAGAGTTCATATTGCTGTATCGGTAGCTGAGACTAGGATTTCTAAGAGGTTTGAGACCATTCCAAGCGGAACTTTATATCCAAATGCTGATGAGATTCAGTATTTACAAAGGCGTGTCAAGTACAAG GACTCTGCTATAATTGTACTAAACAAGCCCCCAAGAGTACCAGTCAAG GGGAATCTTCCAGTTCACAATAGCATGGACGCATTGGCAGCTGCAGCTTTGTCTTATGATTATGATGAGGGGCCTAAGTTG GTGCAGCGCCTTGATAGAGAGAGCAGTGGTCTCCTCTTATTGGCACGGACAAAAGAAAGTGTAGAGCATCTTCAATCATTATTCAGTGACCAAAATAGATCGAGTTCCCATTGTAAG GCTTGGGATGATGCATGTGAAGCAACATATCAACGATTTTGGGCATTGGTTATTGGATGTCCCAAGGAAAAGGAAGGATTAATTCGAGCTCGTATTTCAAAG GTGCTGCTTAATGATGGGAAGACTGAGAGAGTTGTCTTGGCTCAGCCATCCGGTTTGGAACCTTCACAGGAAGCTCTAACTGAATATCGAGTACTGGGTCCTAGAGTAAATGGATGTTCATGGGTTGAGCTACGTCCACTTACAAGACGAAAGCATCAG CTCCGGGTGCATTGTGCTGAAGCTCTTGGGACTCCTATTGTTGGTGACTATAAGTATGGTTGGTTTGTGCACCAGAGATGGAAGCAAATGCCCCAAGTTGATATAGAGCCATTTTCTGGGAAGCCATACAAGTTACGGAGGCCAGCAGGTCTAGATATTCAGAAGGGAAGCGTCTTGTCAAAGGTCCCCCTGTTACATCTCCATTGTAGGGAACTTGTACTTCCAAACATCGCAAAGTTTCTTTATCTATTAAATCAAAAGTCAGAAAATATATACCCTGAGCTTAGGGCAAAGCCTGATCTTCTCCGATTTGTGGCATCTATGCCAACCCACATGAAAATTAGTTGGAACCTCATGTCCTCCTATTTGGTGTAA
- the LOC126665240 gene encoding dihydrolipoyllysine-residue acetyltransferase component 5 of pyruvate dehydrogenase complex, chloroplastic, translating to MAQLLKTTFLPSTSSLHPPHSNSALHISCSRARVNAKIREIFMPALSSTMTEGKIVSWVKSEGDKLSKGESVVVVESDKADMDVETFYDGYLAAIMVEEGGVAAVGSAIAYLAESEEEIAEAKSKASSSSSSSVSSPSPAPAASESKTIPEPVAPVIAASSASVTGSAVHPASEGGKRVVASPYAKKLAKELKVELGRIVGSGPMGRIVAKDVEAAAATASAEVASSAAAKVGAAVTPPSRVELGTVVPFTTMQGAVSRNMLESLSVPTFRVGYTITTDALDALYKKIKSKGVTMTALLAKATALALVQHPVVNSSCRDGNSFTYNSSINIAVAVAIDGGLITPVLQDADKVDIYSLSRKWKELVDKARAKQLQPHEYNSGTFTLSNLGMFGVDRFDAILPPGTGAIMAVGASQPTMVGTKDGRIGIKNQMQVNVTADHRVIYGADLASFLQTLAKIIEDPKDLTF from the exons ATGGCCCAGCTTCTCAAAACCACATTCCTCCCTTCAACATCTTCTCTCCACCCTCCTCATTCCAACTCTGCTCTCCACATTTCCTGTTCCCGCGCCCGTGTCAATGCCAAGATCCGAGAAATTTTCATGCCCGCACTCAGTTCCACCATGACTGAAGGAAAAATTGTTTCCTGGGTTAAGTCCGAAGGCGACAAGCTTTCTAAAGGTGAAAGCGTGGTCGTTGTCGAATCAGATAAAGCTGACATGGATGTTGAAACTTTCTACGATGGTTATTTGGCTGCCATCATGGTCGAAGAAGGCGGCGTTGCTGCTGTTGGCTCTGCTATTGCTTATTTAGCTGAGTCCGAGGAAGAAATTGCCGAAGCTAAATCAAAAGCCTCCTCGTCCAGTTCGAGTTCTGTATCATCGCCATCGCCAGCTCCTGCTGCTTCAGAAAGTAAGACAATCCCGGAGCCTGTTGCCCCTGTAATTGCTGCTAGCTCCGCTTCTGTCACGGGATCGGCGGTGCACCCGGCTTCTGAAGGAGGGAAGAGAGTGGTGGCGTCCCCGTATGCGAAGAAGTTAGCTAAAGAATTGAAGGTGGAGTTGGGTAGAATTGTGGGGAGTGGCCCAATGGGTAGAATTGTGGCTAAAGATGTTGAGGCTGCTGCTGCTACTGCTAGTGCTGAGGTGGCATCTTCTGCTGCTGCTAAGGTGGGAGCCGCTGTAACTCCGCCGTCCAGGGTTGAATTGGGGACGGTGGTGCCTTTCACTACAATGCAGGGTGCGGTTAGTAGGAATATGTTGGAGAGTTTGAGTGTTCCTACTTTTAGAGTTGGTTATACTATTACTACTGATGCACTGGATGCTCTTTACAAGAAG ATTAAGTCCAAGGGAGTGACAATGACAGCCTTGCTTGCAAAGGCTACTGCACTTGCTTTGGTTCAGCATCCTGTAGTAAATTCTAGCTGTAGAGACGGCAACAGCTTTACATACAATAGTAGCATCAACATTGCAGTTGCTGTGGCCATAGATGGTGGGCTGATTACGCCGGTGCTTCAAGATGCTGATAAG GTTGATATTTACTCATTGTCTAGAAAGTGGAAGGAGTTAGTCGATAAGGCTCGGGCTAAGCAGCTGCAACCTCATGAATATAATAGTG GTACATTCACACTTTCCAACCTTGGAATGTTTGGCGTGGATCGGTTTGATGCCATTCTACCACCTGGAACT GGAGCAATTATGGCGGTTGGTGCATCTCAACCAACCATGGTGGGTACCAAGGATGGCCGCATTGGCATAAAGAACCAGATGCAG GTAAACGTTACAGCTGATCATCGTGTAATCTACGGTGCTGATCTCGCTTCTTTCTTGCAAACCCTTGCAAAGATCATCGAAGACCCCAAAGATCTTACTTTCTAA
- the LOC126665660 gene encoding tetratricopeptide repeat domain-containing protein PYG7, chloroplastic isoform X1, whose product MLLQTTISTPPHHSHLSSSLGFRPYNHSYLALFRHFSSPDLTTFRSGHGLNFTRCFNLQIHQRDLEIGSFDATRSARLSSNLLTVDDNVHMKRLLISVSTFSCGLISLLTSPQVAHAQQTIGTDALYEVGEGFELGIQLSYLLLLLALLGVGTFYVIRQVLVRRELDLSAKELQEQVRSGDASATELFELGAVMLRRKFYPAASKFLLQAIQKWDGDDQDLAQVYNALGVTYVRDGKLDKGIAQFETAVKIQPGYVTAWNNLGDAYEKKKEYKSALKAFEEVLLFDPNNKVARPRRDQMKAQVKMYKGIPVKSNKDR is encoded by the exons ATGCTTCTTCAAACAACAATCTCAACTCCACCTCACCATTCTCACCTCTCTTCCTCTCTTGGCTTCAGGCCCTACAACCATTCTTATCTG GCCCTGTTTCGGCACTTTAGTTCTCCAGACTTGACAACTTTCAGATCAGGCCATGGACTCAATTTCACAAGGTGTTTTAATTTACAG ATACATCAAAGGGATTTGGAAATAGGGTCCTTTGACGCCACAAGATCCGCAA GGTTGTCAAGTAACCTTTTAACTGTTGACGATAATGTGCACATGAAAAGGCTGCTAATTTCGGTATCAACATTCTCATGTGGACTAATCTCATTACTAACTTCTCCACAAGTGGCACATGCACAGCAAACTATCGGAACGGATGCACTCTATGAAGTTGGGGAGGGTTTTGAATTGGGAATTCAGCTGTCTTATCTCCTGTTGCTATTAGCTTTACTTGGCGTTGGAACCTTCTATGTAATTCGTCAAGTCTTAGTACGTAGAGAGCTGGACCTTTCTGCAAAAGAGTTGCAG GAACAAGTAAGAAGTGGTGATGCTAGTGCAACTGAGCTGTTTGAACTTGGTGCGGTAATGCTAAGGAGGAAATTTTATCCTGCCGCATCCAAATTTTTGCTTCAGGCAATTCAAAAATGGGATGGTGATGATCAGGATCTTGCCCAG GTTTACAATGCCCTTGGTGTCACCTACGTTCGCGATGGGAAACTCGATAAAGGAATCGCTCAGTTTGAAACTGCAGTGAAGATTCAACCGGGCTATGTAACGGCTTGGAACAACCTTGGTGATGCATAtgagaagaaaaaagaatataaatcTGCTCTCAAGGCATTTGAAGAAgtgttgctttttgatcctaaCAATAAGGTGGCACGGCCTAGGCGAGACCAAATGAAGGCTCAAGTGAAAATGTACAAAGGCATTCCTGTCAAATCTAACAAGGATAGGTAG
- the LOC126665241 gene encoding uncharacterized protein LOC126665241 codes for MIEVAIHANPSSFSSLPLSLSTATTKNLISKTRRIKAAADTYKIPATVSASAGSFNQTDGGHFFRAPKISEKSTFKKRVFFLDVNPLCYDGSTPSLHSFAYWVSLFFSQVSLADPVIAVFDGEGGNEHRRKLLPSYKAHRRKFVFKFSKDHVSRSQLVMDLLTKCNVPVVKVLGHEADDVVATLVGQVLQRGYKVVVASPDKDFKQLVSEDVQIVLPVTELKRWSFYTIKHYIAQYNCDPNCDLSFRCIMGDEVDGVPGIQTVAPGFGRKTALKLLKKHGSLENLLNAAAVRTVGKQYAQDALTKHADYLLRNYEVLALRRDVDVHLQEEWLVDRDRSKDSMTLSNFKLLEGKKMPYYRNRSPSLNG; via the exons ATGATTGAAGTTGCCATACATGCAAACCCTTCTTCATTCTCTTCGCTCCCATTATCTCTTTCTACTGCAACCACTAAGAATCTGATAAGCAAGACAAGGAGAATTAAAGCAGCAGCAGACACTTATAAGATTCCTGCTACTGTTTCTGCGTCCGCTGGGTCTTTTAATCAAACAGATGGTGGGCATTTTTTTCGTGCACCTAAAATCAGCGAGAAAAGCACTTTCAAGAAAAGGGTATTTTTCTTGGATGTTAATCCACTTTGTTATGATGGAAGTACGCCCAGTTTACACTCTTTTGCTTACTGGGTCTCTCTGTTTTTTTCTCAAGTTAGCCTCGCTGACCCTGTTATTGCT GTTTTTGACGGAGAAGGGGGTAATGAGCATAGAAGAAAGTTGTTGCCTTCATATAAAGCACATAGGAGAAAATTTGTGTTCAAATTCTCTAAAGATCATGTTTCAAGGTCTCAACTTGTGATGGATCTTCTTACCAAGTGCAATGTCCCA GTTGTAAAAGTACTAGGGCATGAAGCAGATGATGTTGTGGCTACACTTGTTGGACAAGTTTTACAAAGAGGATACAAGGTGGTTGTTGCTTCTCCAGATAAGGATTTCAAGCAATTGGTTTCTGAAGATGTCCAAATTGTTCTGCCTGTTACGGAGCTAAAACGATGGTCTTTCTACACCATAAAGCACTATATTGCTCAATACAATTGTGACCCAAATTGTGATTTGAGTTTTA GATGTATTATGGGTGATGAGGTTGATGGTGTTCCTGGTATACAAACCGTGGCTCCTGGATTTGGTCGAAAGACTGCtttgaagcttttgaaaaagcATGGTTCATTGGAAAATTTACTTAATGCAGCAGCAGTAAGAACTGTGGGCAAACAGTATGCACAAGATGCCCTCACAAAGCATGCTGATTATCTGCTAAGAAACTATGAGGTTCTGGCACTAAGGAG GGATGTTGATGTTCATCTTCAAGAGGAATGGTTGGTCGACAGAGATAGATCCAAGGATAGTATGACTTTATCTAATTTCAAACTGCTAGAAGGAAAGAAAATGCCCTATTATCGAAATAGATCTCCTTCTTTGAATGGTTAA